The following are encoded in a window of Desulfosporosinus sp. Sb-LF genomic DNA:
- a CDS encoding (Fe-S)-binding protein encodes MAEPIRVKSLDPTLRDEVAGLLKGYDFSNCLTCGMCTAGCKYSDLIEDQDPRKFIRKVALGMREELASDPFTWNCNMCERCTVECPMGVNIAAITRAFRGKTPVPPGHLQIIADDHIRTGNQMAVEQIDYDETLEWLEEELQKELNDPTYKIPIDVPDADFMFGFNAREVKHYPNELQTILHVFAAAKANYTLSSKRWDATNICLFTGKNDEFQEITRPLFEEVERLNAKELIVTECGHAFRSCKMFQRSFWKGKQFPVRHIVEKYAEWIKEDRLKLDKTKNPLPVTLHDPCNTVRKEGVYEPQRYVIKNVVMDYREMNPEGKYNICCGAGGGALAVAATRAQRMAKAKPKVDQLVATGAKIGCIPCHNCIDQFNDMNKFYKLGMKMHHLSTLIENALVSEPSEPTTES; translated from the coding sequence ATGGCAGAACCCATAAGAGTAAAAAGTTTAGATCCAACCCTGCGTGACGAAGTAGCTGGATTGTTAAAAGGCTATGACTTTTCGAATTGTCTCACGTGTGGAATGTGTACTGCTGGTTGTAAGTATAGTGATTTAATTGAAGATCAGGATCCTCGTAAATTCATTCGTAAAGTAGCACTTGGAATGCGGGAAGAATTAGCTAGTGATCCTTTCACCTGGAACTGCAATATGTGTGAACGGTGTACTGTAGAATGCCCAATGGGTGTGAATATTGCTGCAATAACAAGAGCCTTCCGAGGGAAAACGCCTGTTCCTCCCGGTCATTTACAGATTATTGCCGATGATCATATACGTACGGGTAACCAAATGGCTGTAGAACAAATTGATTATGATGAGACTCTAGAATGGCTCGAGGAAGAACTTCAGAAAGAACTTAACGATCCTACTTATAAGATTCCCATCGACGTACCTGATGCAGATTTTATGTTTGGTTTTAATGCCAGAGAAGTTAAGCATTATCCGAATGAACTTCAGACAATTTTACATGTATTCGCTGCCGCCAAAGCAAATTATACATTAAGCAGTAAGCGCTGGGATGCTACCAATATTTGTTTGTTCACAGGAAAAAATGATGAATTCCAGGAAATCACACGCCCTCTCTTCGAAGAAGTAGAGCGATTAAATGCTAAAGAACTAATCGTCACAGAATGTGGTCATGCTTTCCGCTCTTGTAAAATGTTTCAGCGTAGCTTCTGGAAAGGGAAGCAATTTCCTGTACGCCACATTGTCGAGAAGTATGCAGAGTGGATTAAAGAAGACAGACTAAAGCTAGATAAAACTAAAAATCCTCTCCCTGTGACCCTTCACGATCCCTGTAATACTGTTCGTAAAGAAGGCGTCTATGAACCACAACGCTACGTTATTAAAAATGTCGTGATGGATTATCGCGAGATGAATCCTGAAGGAAAGTATAATATTTGTTGTGGAGCTGGTGGAGGAGCTTTAGCAGTCGCAGCAACCAGAGCGCAGCGTATGGCTAAAGCAAAACCTAAAGTTGATCAATTAGTGGCTACTGGTGCAAAAATAGGTTGCATTCCCTGTCATAACTGCATTGACCAGTTTAATGACATGAATAAATTCTATAAACTTGGTATGAAAATGCATCATCTGAGTACTCTAATTGAAAATGCCCTAGTTTCGGAACCTAGCGAGCCTACTACCGAATCTTAA
- a CDS encoding FAD/NAD(P)-binding protein produces the protein MEQNPYIPIKMRLAKNLVETEDRNINTFTLEFLNKEDEENFKYMPGQFAELSAFGYGEAPFGIATSPTEPGVLKFSVAKVGCVSNALHLMEEGTMVGVRGPMGNYYPLEEFKGKNLVIIGGGFAFTTLRSLAVYMLDEKHRGDYGDITVIYGARNPGLLLYKDELAEWENNPNINLVTTIDRPAEGWTKHVGFIPSITEQIAPSSVDTYAVVCGPPAMIKFTLPVLEKLNFPPERIYTSLEMRMKCGLGICGRCNIGTEYVCKDGPVFSMAQLKELPNEY, from the coding sequence ATGGAACAGAATCCTTATATCCCTATTAAGATGAGACTTGCTAAAAACTTAGTAGAAACCGAAGATAGAAACATCAATACCTTCACGCTGGAGTTTTTAAATAAGGAAGATGAGGAAAACTTCAAGTATATGCCAGGCCAGTTCGCTGAACTGAGTGCCTTTGGTTACGGAGAAGCTCCTTTTGGAATCGCAACATCACCAACTGAGCCCGGAGTTCTAAAGTTTTCTGTTGCTAAAGTTGGGTGCGTATCTAATGCCTTACACCTTATGGAAGAAGGAACTATGGTCGGTGTAAGAGGACCAATGGGTAATTACTATCCTCTTGAAGAGTTTAAAGGAAAAAATCTCGTCATTATCGGTGGAGGTTTTGCTTTTACCACTCTCCGTTCGTTAGCCGTCTATATGTTAGATGAAAAACATCGTGGGGACTATGGCGATATAACAGTAATTTACGGTGCCAGAAATCCAGGATTGTTGCTCTACAAAGATGAATTAGCCGAGTGGGAGAACAATCCTAATATTAACCTTGTAACCACGATTGACCGACCTGCAGAAGGATGGACAAAACACGTAGGTTTTATTCCATCCATCACCGAGCAAATAGCTCCTTCTTCAGTAGACACCTATGCAGTTGTGTGCGGACCACCTGCCATGATTAAATTTACTTTACCTGTTTTAGAAAAATTAAATTTCCCTCCAGAGCGGATCTACACTTCTTTAGAAATGCGGATGAAGTGTGGACTAGGAATCTGTGGTCGTTGCAATATTGGTACTGAATATGTATGTAAGGATGGCCCAGTATTTTCCATGGCCCAATTAAAAGAATTACCTAACGAATATTAA
- a CDS encoding 4Fe-4S dicluster domain-containing protein encodes MKISKEKFGQSFDALTADYQIIAPIADVNGVNYQVVKNFSEVKQDYLNSKLPPKSFLFPQHEKLLSYKKEGKDVIVKNELKVGKTVLFGIRPCDAKGMLLLDKVFKNDAYTDPYYFERRDNTVVIGVACNKIAPTCFCSSMGISPSSSEGSDIFLIDLGDSYQVEAVTEKGKAIAASLVELVELTTEEQAQVDTIKNAQTTSKVDVATITSKLGTMFNHAYWDTLQEKCIGCNACSFSCPTCHCFDISEEVRKNEGTRVRTWDGCMSPLFTLHGSGHNPRNKHEARWRQRMMHKFNYFVQNNGDIACVGCGRCIKSCPVNLDIRQAIDGVNKAELVVE; translated from the coding sequence ATGAAGATAAGTAAAGAAAAATTTGGCCAATCATTCGATGCCTTAACCGCTGATTACCAAATAATTGCTCCAATCGCTGATGTAAATGGAGTTAATTACCAAGTGGTAAAGAATTTTTCCGAGGTCAAACAGGATTATCTGAATTCCAAACTCCCTCCAAAATCCTTCCTTTTTCCTCAGCACGAAAAGCTCTTGTCTTATAAAAAAGAAGGCAAAGATGTAATTGTTAAGAACGAACTTAAGGTAGGAAAAACAGTTCTATTTGGAATCAGACCGTGTGATGCAAAAGGCATGCTACTTCTAGATAAAGTATTCAAAAATGACGCGTATACGGATCCTTATTATTTTGAGCGTCGTGATAATACAGTCGTTATTGGGGTTGCCTGTAATAAAATTGCGCCTACTTGTTTTTGCTCTTCTATGGGCATTTCCCCTTCCAGCAGTGAAGGTTCAGATATCTTTCTGATAGACCTAGGGGATTCCTACCAAGTAGAAGCGGTTACTGAAAAAGGGAAAGCAATTGCTGCAAGTTTAGTTGAACTCGTTGAACTAACTACAGAAGAGCAGGCCCAAGTCGACACTATCAAGAATGCGCAAACCACGAGCAAAGTTGATGTCGCTACCATCACAAGTAAACTAGGAACTATGTTCAATCATGCCTATTGGGATACTCTCCAAGAGAAATGCATAGGCTGCAATGCTTGCTCGTTCTCTTGTCCTACCTGCCATTGTTTCGATATTTCCGAGGAAGTGCGTAAGAATGAAGGAACCCGAGTGCGAACATGGGATGGTTGCATGTCGCCCCTCTTTACTCTGCACGGTTCCGGTCATAACCCAAGAAATAAGCACGAAGCCCGTTGGCGCCAGCGAATGATGCACAAGTTCAACTATTTTGTCCAAAACAATGGGGATATTGCTTGCGTAGGCTGTGGTCGCTGCATTAAAAGTTGCCCAGTCAATTTGGATATACGCCAGGCCATTGATGGGGTCAACAAAGCAGAATTGGTGGTGGAATAA
- a CDS encoding 4Fe-4S dicluster domain-containing protein: MNSIISDIRETARQLLADGKVDVVIGYEKGSLPLKATPCFVRSPQDADKLIWDETCENNLAAFATKTAGKKAIVAKGCDSRALVVLMQENQLVKDDLYVIGVSCQGVIDKKKIEAETGEILEAIIAEGKLSVKGIACDKEFNFIDVKDATCQTCRYPNPVIEDIHIGGSVEVPQQTVAFADVIEMENRTDSERQAYFQEQMKKCIRCYACRNACPMCYCSECFVDCNSPKWLTGGVDRAENLLFQAGRVLHLAGRCVDCGACSRACPQGVDIRALNRKLTKDVSEMYHHEAGISEEVKPALNVYSADDPEAFLVKE, from the coding sequence ATGAATAGCATCATTAGTGATATCCGAGAAACAGCCCGTCAATTACTGGCTGACGGGAAAGTAGACGTTGTAATAGGCTATGAAAAGGGTTCCTTGCCTTTAAAAGCAACACCTTGCTTTGTTCGTTCTCCTCAAGATGCTGATAAGTTAATCTGGGATGAAACGTGTGAGAACAACCTGGCGGCATTTGCTACGAAAACCGCCGGAAAAAAAGCTATTGTTGCAAAAGGTTGCGACAGCAGAGCTTTAGTTGTACTCATGCAAGAAAATCAGTTGGTAAAAGATGATTTGTACGTTATCGGTGTTTCTTGCCAAGGTGTCATCGATAAGAAGAAAATCGAGGCGGAAACAGGCGAAATACTTGAAGCTATCATTGCAGAAGGAAAACTATCCGTTAAAGGCATTGCATGTGATAAAGAATTTAATTTCATTGACGTAAAAGATGCTACTTGCCAAACCTGCCGATATCCAAACCCAGTCATCGAAGACATTCATATTGGTGGATCTGTAGAAGTTCCTCAACAAACCGTAGCCTTTGCTGATGTCATTGAAATGGAAAACAGAACTGATAGCGAGCGGCAAGCATATTTTCAAGAACAAATGAAAAAATGTATTCGCTGTTATGCTTGTCGTAATGCTTGTCCAATGTGCTACTGTTCGGAATGCTTTGTTGATTGTAATTCTCCTAAGTGGCTGACAGGCGGAGTTGATCGCGCAGAAAATCTCCTTTTCCAAGCTGGACGTGTCCTACATTTGGCCGGACGGTGTGTCGATTGCGGTGCGTGCAGCCGCGCCTGCCCGCAAGGTGTTGATATTAGGGCTTTGAACCGTAAGCTCACCAAAGATGTCTCAGAAATGTATCACCACGAGGCTGGCATCAGCGAAGAAGTCAAACCAGCTCTTAATGTATATAGTGCGGATGATCCAGAAGCGTTCTTGGTAAAGGAGTGA
- a CDS encoding hydrogenase iron-sulfur subunit, with protein MIMAESQVNVSQPETNEFKPKIAAFLCNWCSYAGADLAGVGRIQYPASIRTIRVPCSGRINPLYVLKAMANGADGVLVSGCHPGDCHYISGNYVARRKFALIQSLLKHVGLEEGRVNFSWVSAAEGGRFAEVVKGVTERVTALGPNNGVFKVADGGGTDE; from the coding sequence ATGATTATGGCAGAAAGTCAGGTAAATGTATCCCAGCCAGAAACTAATGAGTTTAAGCCAAAAATTGCTGCTTTCTTGTGTAACTGGTGTAGTTATGCAGGAGCCGATCTCGCCGGAGTAGGCAGAATTCAATATCCAGCATCGATTCGAACAATCAGGGTCCCATGTTCAGGAAGAATCAATCCTTTATATGTCTTAAAAGCAATGGCTAACGGGGCAGATGGAGTCTTAGTCTCTGGTTGCCACCCTGGAGATTGCCATTATATAAGTGGGAATTATGTAGCTCGAAGGAAATTTGCTCTTATCCAGTCTCTATTAAAACATGTTGGTTTAGAAGAAGGCCGAGTGAATTTCTCCTGGGTATCCGCCGCAGAAGGTGGTCGATTTGCTGAAGTTGTCAAAGGGGTTACTGAACGAGTGACAGCTCTGGGACCCAATAATGGCGTATTTAAAGTCGCAGACGGGGGGGGAACGGATGAATAG
- a CDS encoding FAD-dependent oxidoreductase, producing the protein MSQDKIGAVLVVGAGIAGIQAALDLAESGYLVHLVEESSAIGGTMPMLDKTFPTNDCSMCILSPKLVECGRHLNIRIYTNSQVIKSEGEAGNFKVTIKQKARYIDTDKCTGCGACAESCPVKVDDEFNQSLGKRKAAYKQYSQAFPNAYAIDEKVCLYQTRGRAQGKEICKKCVKACQAGAIDHLMEDKEISVEVGSMILNPGFKVFDASRLDYYGYGKIKSVVTSLEFERLLSASGPFDGHLVRPFDQKEPQRIAWIQCVGSRNAKIDNNYCSGVCCMYAIKEAVIAKEHSHIPVDTTIFYMDMRTPGKDFEKYYENAKNQHHVNFIRSRIYEVTEATDGSGDAVIRYSTEDGQIATEQYDLVVLSVGIEPGDSSKELAKLLDLQVNKYGFAVLEPLTGVNTSKEGVFAAGAFSGPRDIPETVMQASAAAGAASALLAEERGSLVSEKQYPPELQVAGDIIRTGVFICHCGVNIGSVVDVPAVVEFAKTQPTVVYASDKIYACSQDAQNSMRALISEHKLNRVVVSSCSPRTHEPLFQETLKEAGLNAHLFDMANIRDQCSWVHMNDHEQATEKAKDLTKLAIIRASMQQPVQPIFMNMNHAALVIGGGVAGMTSALSLADQGYEVHLVEKENALGGVARRFSTGFRGEDMKAFVAEQIEKLSKHPKVKLHIGVGVKDVGGFLGSFTTTLNDGEKIEHGVAILAIGGQEYKPKEYLYGQDARVMTQIELDEALVSHDSKVENAQNYVFIQCVGSRCEENPYCSRTCCTKSVKLALKVKTKNPAANVFILYRDMRTYGYFEEDYELARRIGVIFVRYSENEKPVINKEGDTLVVTVRDHVLDRPLEIEADVVCLAAAIKAPEDGKKLSKWFKIPLNSDGFFLEAHMKLRPVDFSTDGVFMAGIAHSPKNMEEVIAQAKAAAGRAGVALSKEQVESAGLNAFVDKRKCTACGTCEAVCSAKAVSVDLVNHAAVVNDALCKGCGACASSCRCGAISLRGCTNEQIVQMLNSL; encoded by the coding sequence ATGAGTCAAGATAAAATCGGTGCTGTTTTGGTAGTAGGCGCAGGGATAGCTGGTATTCAGGCTGCACTTGATTTAGCAGAGTCGGGATACTTAGTTCATTTGGTAGAAGAGTCGTCAGCAATCGGCGGAACTATGCCTATGTTGGACAAGACCTTCCCGACTAATGATTGCTCTATGTGTATTTTATCTCCTAAATTGGTTGAATGCGGACGTCATCTCAATATTCGTATTTACACTAATTCGCAAGTTATTAAGTCTGAGGGTGAAGCAGGAAACTTTAAAGTAACCATTAAACAGAAGGCCCGGTATATTGATACGGACAAATGTACAGGTTGTGGAGCATGCGCTGAATCTTGCCCAGTAAAAGTCGATGATGAATTTAATCAGAGTTTAGGAAAACGCAAGGCTGCTTACAAACAGTATTCTCAAGCTTTCCCTAATGCCTATGCAATTGATGAAAAGGTTTGTTTATATCAGACACGTGGCAGAGCACAAGGTAAAGAAATTTGCAAAAAATGTGTTAAGGCGTGCCAAGCCGGTGCAATAGACCACCTCATGGAAGACAAAGAGATTAGTGTAGAAGTGGGTTCCATGATTCTCAACCCCGGCTTTAAAGTATTTGATGCGTCAAGACTGGATTATTATGGATATGGAAAGATCAAAAGTGTTGTTACCAGCTTGGAATTTGAGCGTCTTCTAAGTGCCTCTGGACCCTTTGATGGACATTTGGTAAGACCTTTCGACCAAAAAGAACCCCAGAGAATTGCCTGGATTCAGTGTGTTGGATCGAGAAATGCCAAAATTGATAATAATTATTGTTCTGGTGTTTGCTGTATGTACGCTATCAAAGAAGCGGTTATTGCCAAAGAACATAGCCATATTCCCGTGGATACTACGATCTTCTATATGGATATGAGAACGCCCGGCAAAGATTTTGAAAAATATTATGAGAATGCTAAGAATCAGCATCATGTTAATTTCATTCGTTCTCGTATATATGAAGTAACCGAGGCTACCGATGGCTCAGGTGATGCAGTCATAAGATATTCTACTGAAGATGGGCAAATAGCTACTGAACAATACGATCTAGTTGTCCTTTCAGTTGGTATAGAGCCCGGAGATAGTTCTAAAGAATTAGCTAAATTATTAGATCTTCAGGTTAATAAATATGGATTTGCTGTGCTAGAACCGCTAACTGGTGTGAATACTTCCAAAGAAGGTGTTTTCGCAGCTGGAGCCTTTAGCGGACCTAGAGATATTCCGGAAACAGTCATGCAAGCCAGTGCCGCTGCTGGAGCAGCTTCCGCTCTGTTAGCTGAAGAACGTGGAAGCCTTGTCAGTGAAAAGCAATATCCACCTGAACTACAAGTTGCAGGAGATATTATTCGGACTGGGGTATTTATTTGTCACTGTGGTGTGAATATCGGTAGTGTTGTGGATGTACCTGCAGTCGTTGAATTTGCAAAGACCCAACCTACAGTAGTATACGCCAGTGATAAAATCTATGCTTGTTCCCAGGATGCCCAAAACTCCATGAGAGCTTTGATTAGTGAACATAAATTAAACAGAGTTGTTGTATCTTCTTGTAGTCCACGAACACATGAGCCTTTATTCCAAGAGACACTTAAAGAAGCCGGATTAAATGCACACTTGTTTGATATGGCCAATATTCGTGACCAATGCTCCTGGGTTCACATGAATGATCATGAACAAGCTACTGAAAAGGCTAAAGATCTAACTAAGTTAGCGATTATTCGCGCTTCAATGCAGCAGCCAGTTCAACCAATATTCATGAATATGAATCACGCCGCCTTAGTAATCGGGGGTGGGGTAGCGGGAATGACGAGTGCCCTGTCTTTGGCTGATCAAGGGTATGAAGTTCATCTGGTAGAGAAAGAGAATGCTTTGGGCGGTGTTGCCAGAAGATTCTCAACCGGTTTCAGAGGGGAAGATATGAAAGCCTTTGTTGCCGAACAAATAGAAAAATTAAGCAAACATCCGAAAGTTAAACTCCATATCGGTGTGGGAGTTAAAGATGTTGGAGGCTTCTTAGGTAGCTTTACAACAACGTTGAATGATGGAGAAAAAATTGAACACGGCGTAGCTATTCTAGCTATTGGTGGTCAAGAATATAAGCCAAAGGAATATCTTTACGGCCAAGATGCTCGTGTAATGACACAAATTGAGTTGGATGAAGCTTTAGTTAGTCATGATTCTAAAGTGGAAAATGCTCAGAACTATGTCTTTATCCAGTGCGTTGGCTCACGTTGTGAAGAAAATCCCTATTGCAGTCGTACTTGCTGTACTAAATCCGTCAAATTAGCTCTAAAGGTTAAAACTAAGAATCCTGCGGCTAATGTATTCATCCTATATCGTGATATGCGCACCTATGGCTACTTTGAAGAGGATTATGAACTTGCAAGACGAATTGGGGTAATCTTCGTTCGCTATAGTGAGAATGAAAAGCCTGTCATTAACAAAGAAGGGGACACCTTAGTTGTAACAGTAAGGGATCATGTTTTAGATCGACCCCTTGAAATTGAAGCAGATGTTGTTTGTTTAGCTGCAGCAATTAAAGCTCCTGAAGACGGCAAGAAGCTCTCCAAATGGTTCAAAATCCCCCTAAATAGTGATGGCTTCTTCTTAGAAGCGCATATGAAATTAAGACCTGTCGATTTCAGTACCGATGGTGTATTCATGGCAGGTATTGCTCATAGTCCCAAAAATATGGAAGAGGTTATTGCGCAAGCCAAAGCTGCCGCTGGACGTGCAGGTGTGGCATTGTCTAAGGAACAGGTTGAGTCGGCAGGGTTAAATGCGTTCGTTGATAAACGCAAATGTACTGCTTGTGGTACTTGTGAAGCTGTTTGTTCGGCTAAAGCCGTTTCGGTTGATCTTGTTAACCACGCTGCTGTCGTTAACGACGCACTGTGCAAAGGGTGTGGAGCTTGTGCTTCAAGCTGCCGTTGCGGTGCCATCAGTCTCAGAGGGTGTACCAATGAGCAAATTGTGCAAATGTTAAATTCCCTATAA